The sequence below is a genomic window from Aureispira sp. CCB-E.
TATCGATGCCATGTGGAATAACATCAAAGCAGTACTTCGGGTTATTTATAACGATACTAGTTTGTTGGCAGCAGAGAAGCAAAAAGCTTGGGATATGTTGGCAATAGGAACAGACTTCGATGGTTATATTGATCCTATTAGTACCTATAAAACGGCTATAGAGTTGAACCAGTTTAAAGCAGATTTATTGGCTAAGATAAAAGAAGAAGCTGCCAAAGAAAATCCATTAGAATGTGTGGCACATTTTAACGATGCATTTACGCCAGAATTAGTCGTAGACAAAATTTGCTATAACAATGCTTTAGAATTTACATTAAAGCATTATCCTCAAAAATAGAAATCAAAAATTGTGTTTGAAAGTTTGAAAATATAAATAATATGTATTCTCAAACTTTCAAACTATACAATTGTCCCTATTTATTATGTTTATTCTTTCAAGCCATTACTTGGCTTTGGCTTGTAATAATCTCTTCTACACGATTGACCATATTAGGAGAACCCATGAAAATAGGTGTTCTTTGGTGCAGTTCGGTTGCTTCAAGTTCCAGAATACGTTGAGTACCGTTCGTAGAGCATCCACCTGCTTGCTCGATGATAAAAGATAAAGGGTTACACTCGTACAACAAGCGTAGTTTTCCTTTAGGAGCTGTTGTGGTGGCAGGGTACATAAAAATCCCCCCTTTGATCAAGGTGCGATGAACATCAGCAACCATTGAACCAACATATCTAAACGTACAACAATCATCCATGCACTCATCAATAAACTGTTGTACCGAGGCATCAAACCTGTGATAAGCTCCTTGGTTGACAGCGTATATGTTGCCTTTTTGTGGAATTTTCATATCGGGGTGCGATAAGCAGAATTCTCCTATCGAAGGATCTAAGGTAAACCCATTTACTCCTTTGCCCGTAGTGTAGACCAACATAGTCGAAGAACCGTACAAGACATAGCCTGATGCCACTTGCTCTACACCATCTTGTAGAAAGTCGCTCAATTGACAAACACCATCATCCGAAATACGGCGATAGATGGCGAAGATTGTACCAATAGATACATTCACATCAATATTACTAGAACCATCCAAAGGGTCGAATAAAACGACATATTTGGCATTAATACTAGATTCGATAGGGACATAGGTGTTGTTTTCTTCCGAAGCAATGCCACAACATTCGCCACTATTTTGAAGGCAAGAAATCAATAAATTATCTGCCAAAACATCTAGTTTTTGAACCTGCTCACCAGAAGCATTAGCAGCTGTGTCGGCATGTCCTGCAATGTCAGCTAAACCTGCTTTGTTAACTTCTCTACTGATTATCTTAGACGCTAGTCCAATATCTCGAAGTAAACCCGATAGTTCACCAGTTGCAAATGGAAAATCTTTTTGACGTTGGATGATGAATTCATCTAAGGTAATAATCTTATTCATATCTGTTGTTTTAATACAAACTTTTGAGGTTAAATAAATGGTTTGTATTGGAGACGTTTATAAGTGGTTTTTTGCAAAAAAATTCTAATGTTTAACACTAGAAAATCAAAATCTTATTCTAAATGAACGCATTGTACGTTATTCTATTGCAAATATACGCTTTTTAGTAGCAATATGCTAGCCAATTTTTCAAATTATGACATTAAAAATGTATCGTACAAAAAAAGGGAGGCTAATAAGAAGTTTTAAATGTAGTTTTTGAAATTGCTTTTTTTCTATTTTTTTAGTAATTTAAAGCGCTATTTTTTTCTCATTAGAGAGCAAAATAAGCAGTTTTATCTTTTCTTTTAATTGAATAATGAAAGGTATTATTTTCTCTTATAAATCAAAATTATGATTTCAACATCTGTAGCAATAGGTGCTATTATATTGATTATAATAGGAGGACTAATTCAGCCTAGCTTACTACTTTTGGTGGCTATTTATGTAGGGTACGATGTGTGGGAAAATACGCAAGGGATGAGTCCCCAGAAAACAGTAGAGCAGTTACTTGAGGCAATACAAGCGGAAGATAAAGCAACCGTTCGTGCCTTGGCAAGTGAGAGTTTAGAAGATGGAATTGATATCTTATTTTCTTCTAGTTCTGGAAATAGAGCTGTTGAAATCAATACATTTTTAGATGATTTAATCGTCCGAGACTGTTTGGTTCAAAACGACACTTTAGCTACTTGTACTATTTGTATGTCTTCAACAGATATAGATAATTGCAATGGCTTGACCTTGATACGAGAAAATAGACAATGGGTGGTTAGTTTTGATAAATAATCAATTTTTTGATAGAATTAGCTGACGGTACTTAAAATCTAAAAACAGTTGATTAACAAATTAATATAAATAATTTTACTTTGAAACTTCAATTTATTCCAAAAATCCCAAAAAGTATTGAGCCGAATGGCTAAGAAAAAAGAACTCGTTTTACGAATTGCATTATTAGCCACGGTTATGTTAGGTTTATTAGCTTTGGCAAAATATACTCCTTTGGGAGCCTACTTTAGTGTCGCAAAATTGCAAGAACTCATTCGGGCGGCAGGAAATTGGGGACTTGTTATTTATTTTTTAGTGTTTTTGGTAGGAACTTTGATGAGCGTACCAGGAGCCGTTTTTTTGGTATTTGCTATCTTAACCTACGGTTACTTTTGGGGGATTTTGTTGTCTTTTGGTGCTGCAAATCTATGTGCAATGATTAATTTTTTGTTTGCACGATTTGTAGGAGGGAAAGCCTTGACGGAGATTAAAAATAAAAGAATTCAAAAAGTGCTTTCGAGAGTAGATACACATCCTATACAAACGATTTGTTGGTTGAGAGTGTTTATGCTACTGTCTCCTGTTGTCAATTATGCAATGGCATTAACCAATATAAAATCTAGACAGTTTTTTATAGGCAATGCTATAGCAATGATATTCCCTTTTGCGTTTATTATTTTAGGAACCGTTTTTTTTAGAAGCGCTTTTTTTCAAGAAGTCGTTTTGGTTTGGATTAAATCAGTAATTAGTTGACACATTAGTGCGTTTATCAATAGCATCGTATTTGCAATCAATAGCGTCACAGGTAACAAAGTGTTATTGGCACAAAAGCTAGAGACGACGAATATAGCAAGTTAATTAGCAGACGATTTATCATTAATTATATTCTATGGAGCAAGAGAAAAAAACTAAAAAGAATACTTTTCTTCGTTTAGGTGCTTTGGTTTTATTTATTATTACATCCATCTTATTAGTCAAGTACACAGCATTAGGTGCTTGGCTGAGTCTTGAGAGTATGCAGTATATGGTAGAGCAAACGGGCTTTTGGGGGATATTAATATTTATAGCCATTTTTGTAACTTCTGCTATTATGAATATCCCAGGGACGGCCTTTTTGTTATTGGCCATTATGTTATTTGGATACTGGCAAGGAGCGTTTTTTGCTT
It includes:
- the fbp gene encoding class 1 fructose-bisphosphatase, with amino-acid sequence MNKIITLDEFIIQRQKDFPFATGELSGLLRDIGLASKIISREVNKAGLADIAGHADTAANASGEQVQKLDVLADNLLISCLQNSGECCGIASEENNTYVPIESSINAKYVVLFDPLDGSSNIDVNVSIGTIFAIYRRISDDGVCQLSDFLQDGVEQVASGYVLYGSSTMLVYTTGKGVNGFTLDPSIGEFCLSHPDMKIPQKGNIYAVNQGAYHRFDASVQQFIDECMDDCCTFRYVGSMVADVHRTLIKGGIFMYPATTTAPKGKLRLLYECNPLSFIIEQAGGCSTNGTQRILELEATELHQRTPIFMGSPNMVNRVEEIITSQSQVMA
- a CDS encoding TVP38/TMEM64 family protein, with amino-acid sequence MAKKKELVLRIALLATVMLGLLALAKYTPLGAYFSVAKLQELIRAAGNWGLVIYFLVFLVGTLMSVPGAVFLVFAILTYGYFWGILLSFGAANLCAMINFLFARFVGGKALTEIKNKRIQKVLSRVDTHPIQTICWLRVFMLLSPVVNYAMALTNIKSRQFFIGNAIAMIFPFAFIILGTVFFRSAFFQEVVLVWIKSVIS